The Henckelia pumila isolate YLH828 chromosome 2, ASM3356847v2, whole genome shotgun sequence genome includes a window with the following:
- the LOC140884078 gene encoding uncharacterized protein — MDKAWMSKNRLSHEYEVGVESFLQFAMQNANDPNEIPCPYTRCGNLQMKNIRTIRAHLCCNGMDLTYHTWIWHGERSTVKNPMNDSYQVGPDEHKYFAEETIDMVHDAYDIYAENPSQFHKILEDAEKPLYSRCTKFTKLTTLVKLFNLKAKYSWSDKSFTDLLSLLGEILPDHNELPLSYYDAKKSFSALGMNYVKIHACPNDCILYRKEFEDLSNCPICGMSRWKLGNNSMVNEGIPAKVLWYFPPIPRFQRLFRNKEVSKELTWHADKRIRDGYLRHPADSPAWKVVAQMAGFCIGVKKS; from the coding sequence ATGGACAAAGCTTGGATGTCAAAGAACAGATTATCACATGAATATGAGGTTGGGGTAGAATCTTTTCTGCAATTTGCAATGCAAAATGCCAACGATCCAAATGAAATACCTTGCCCCTACACAAGATGTGGTAATCTACAGATGAAAAATATTCGCACTATAAGGGCACATTTGTGTTGTAATGGCATGGATTTAACATATCATACATGGATTTGGCACGGGGAAAGATCTACGGTCAAGAACCCAATGAATGATAGTTATCAAGTAGGACCAGATGAACACAAATATTTTGCCGAGGAAACTATAGATATGGTACATGATGCATATGATATCTATGCTGAGAATCCAAGCCAATTTCATAAGATACTTGAAGATGCCGAGAAACCTTTATACTCTAGATGCACAAAATTTACAAAGTTAACAACACttgtgaaattatttaatttgaaagcAAAATATAGTTGGAGCGATAAAAGTTTCACTGACTTGCTTAGTTTGTTAGGAGAAATACTTCCTGATCACAATGAATTGCCTTTATCCTACTATGATGCAAAGAAAAGCTTCAGTGCATTAggaatgaattatgtgaaaataCATGCTTGCCCTAATGATTGTATCTTGTACCGGAAAGAGTTTGAGGACTTGTCCAATTGTCCTATTTGCGGTATGTCTAGGTGGAAGTTGGGTAATAATTCTATGGTGAATGAAGGTATTCCTGCAAAGGTTCTTTGGTACTTTCCACCTATTCCAAGATTTCAAAGATTATTTCGGAACAAAGAGGTGTCTAAAGAGTTAACTTGgcatgctgataaaagaattCGTGATGGA